In Bacillus sp. FJAT-45037, the following are encoded in one genomic region:
- a CDS encoding DUF3388 domain-containing protein: MKEWYLEYQIHNNRPGLLGDISSLLGMLKINIVTINGVDDMRRGMLIRSASEDPIARFRAILDTIESITVRKFREPRLRDRLAIRHGRYIERDADDRKTFRFIRTELGLLVDFMAELYKRDGHYLVGIRGMPRVGKTESIVAASVCANKRWSFISSTLLRQTVRNQLADDELSEDHIFIIDGIVSTMRSTERHRTLVRDIMRLPAVKVVEHPDIFVRETEYELEDFDCIIELRNNEKETISYEVMESGFSSFDIS; the protein is encoded by the coding sequence ATGAAGGAATGGTATTTAGAGTATCAAATTCATAACAATCGTCCTGGATTACTAGGAGATATCTCTTCTTTACTTGGTATGTTAAAAATAAACATTGTGACAATAAACGGTGTCGATGATATGCGTCGTGGGATGTTAATACGTAGTGCTAGTGAGGATCCTATAGCTAGGTTTCGTGCGATTTTAGACACGATCGAGAGCATTACGGTTAGAAAATTCCGAGAGCCTCGATTACGTGATCGCTTAGCGATTCGCCACGGACGATATATTGAACGAGATGCAGATGATCGTAAGACCTTTCGTTTTATTCGGACGGAGCTTGGTTTGCTCGTCGATTTTATGGCCGAATTATATAAGCGTGATGGCCACTATTTAGTTGGGATACGCGGGATGCCTCGAGTGGGGAAGACGGAATCGATTGTAGCGGCTAGTGTTTGTGCCAACAAAAGATGGTCGTTCATTTCCTCAACATTACTTAGACAAACCGTTCGCAATCAACTTGCAGATGATGAATTAAGTGAGGATCACATTTTTATTATCGATGGAATTGTCTCAACCATGCGTTCGACAGAGAGACATCGTACATTAGTACGAGATATTATGCGATTGCCTGCGGTGAAAGTAGTCGAGCATCCAGATATCTTTGTGCGTGAAACAGAATATGAATTAGAAGATTTTGATTGCATCATTGAATTAAGGAACAATGAGAAAGAGACAATCTCCTATGAAGTGATGGAGTCTGGTTTCTCTTCATTTGATATTAGTTAA
- a CDS encoding DUF3243 domain-containing protein, with the protein MSVLDNWDHWKDFLGDRLDQAQHEGMNQNVVSDVAYQVGEYLAQQVEPKNEQERVLAELWKVADEAEQHAIANMMVKLVHNDG; encoded by the coding sequence ATGTCTGTACTCGACAACTGGGATCATTGGAAAGACTTTTTAGGCGATCGTCTTGATCAAGCTCAACATGAGGGCATGAATCAAAATGTTGTATCGGATGTGGCTTATCAAGTAGGCGAATATCTAGCACAACAAGTAGAGCCTAAAAATGAGCAAGAGCGTGTTCTAGCAGAGCTATGGAAAGTAGCAGATGAAGCAGAACAACATGCTATTGCAAATATGATGGTTAAACTAGTTCATAACGATGGCTAA
- the ymfI gene encoding elongation factor P 5-aminopentanone reductase has protein sequence MKRILITGASRGIGAAIAKELASPGCALFLHYYTNEEAVLAVGKDCLKQGADDVHYVQADLSMREGASQLLQQVFAPVDIVIHCGGMSLSQLFTDLTDHELDQMMNLYVANPIKITRKLLPHMIREKKGKVIAISSIWGVTGGACEVAYSAAKGGLNSFIKSLAKEVAISNIQVNAVAPGAILTDMMKSYSQVDLNDLCDEIPAGVFGTPEDIAHAVAFLASEKSNYINGQILSINGAWNC, from the coding sequence GAATTTTAATCACTGGAGCGTCACGAGGGATTGGTGCAGCGATTGCAAAAGAGCTAGCCTCACCTGGGTGCGCTCTATTTTTGCATTATTATACAAATGAAGAAGCGGTACTTGCTGTTGGGAAGGATTGTCTTAAACAAGGGGCAGATGATGTTCACTATGTACAAGCAGATCTTAGTATGCGGGAGGGGGCCTCACAATTATTACAGCAAGTATTTGCACCTGTTGATATCGTCATTCACTGTGGTGGAATGAGCCTTTCCCAATTGTTCACAGACTTAACGGATCATGAACTTGATCAAATGATGAATTTGTATGTCGCAAATCCAATCAAGATAACACGCAAGCTTTTACCACATATGATTCGTGAAAAAAAGGGGAAAGTGATAGCCATTTCTTCTATTTGGGGTGTGACTGGAGGAGCATGTGAGGTGGCTTATTCTGCTGCCAAAGGTGGCTTAAACAGCTTTATTAAGAGCCTAGCTAAAGAAGTAGCAATAAGTAACATCCAAGTTAATGCGGTGGCACCTGGTGCGATTTTAACGGATATGATGAAAAGCTACTCACAAGTTGACTTAAATGACCTATGCGATGAAATACCTGCTGGCGTCTTTGGGACACCAGAAGATATCGCACATGCTGTTGCTTTTTTAGCTTCTGAGAAATCAAATTATATAAACGGTCAAATTCTCTCTATAAATGGTGCGTGGAATTGTTAA